In a genomic window of Roseiflexus castenholzii DSM 13941:
- a CDS encoding Gfo/Idh/MocA family protein has translation MLLCVGRIFHRCGARPSSVSCRVSASGARDTTHLFDMLRFFAGDARWIAATAQRRGHTSYPVEDDSTALIGFDHGVTAIAHVNELSISTCFEKLHGTRGAMRSGNDGYWIGKSILIAIEQPPVEHPAFEWQRLEWAPLDVETGPPAFLLAARELVDALEGRPALCSTGADGRASLEMIEAIYLSQLRGNTAVHLPLPPGTNVLADFA, from the coding sequence ATGTTGCTCTGTGTGGGACGCATATTCCACCGTTGCGGCGCGCGCCCATCATCAGTCTCATGCAGGGTGAGCGCTTCTGGCGCACGAGATACAACCCATCTGTTCGATATGTTGCGCTTCTTCGCCGGCGATGCACGCTGGATCGCTGCAACAGCGCAACGGAGGGGACACACGTCTTATCCGGTGGAAGATGACAGTACGGCGCTCATTGGCTTTGATCATGGAGTCACGGCCATCGCTCATGTCAACGAGTTGAGCATCTCTACCTGTTTCGAGAAACTTCACGGCACACGCGGCGCCATGCGGTCAGGCAATGATGGGTACTGGATCGGGAAATCGATACTGATTGCAATCGAACAACCGCCAGTTGAACATCCTGCGTTCGAATGGCAACGTCTGGAATGGGCGCCGCTGGACGTCGAGACTGGTCCGCCGGCGTTCCTGCTGGCGGCGCGTGAACTGGTCGATGCGCTCGAAGGGCGACCTGCCCTCTGCTCGACCGGCGCCGATGGACGGGCGTCCCTGGAGATGATCGAGGCGATCTACCTGTCGCAACTTCGCGGCAATACAGCCGTTCACCTGCCGTTGCCACCCGGAACCAATGTGCTGGCAGATTTTGCATGA
- a CDS encoding c-type cytochrome: protein MNRTYTITFACLLTLTLALSACGGGQGAPAANAPVEPLTRTISANGDPAKGQLYFENEGGCLACHSTGTDKLVGPGLAGVMTTAGPVYPEGVNYRGNLPNGQPRTEENIAAWIRSGGQGQIGVMSPHEMSDEDMANLLAYLHTLKRP from the coding sequence ATGAATCGCACGTATACGATAACCTTCGCCTGCCTGCTCACATTGACGCTGGCGCTGTCCGCATGCGGCGGCGGGCAGGGCGCTCCCGCAGCAAATGCGCCGGTAGAGCCGCTGACGCGCACGATCTCTGCCAATGGCGATCCCGCCAAGGGGCAACTCTACTTCGAGAACGAGGGTGGATGCCTGGCGTGCCACTCGACCGGCACCGATAAACTTGTGGGTCCGGGGCTGGCCGGTGTGATGACAACGGCGGGTCCGGTCTATCCCGAAGGGGTCAACTACCGCGGCAATCTGCCCAACGGACAGCCGCGCACCGAAGAAAACATCGCCGCCTGGATTCGCAGCGGTGGTCAGGGGCAGATCGGCGTAATGTCGCCACACGAAATGAGCGATGAAGATATGGCCAATCTGTTAGCGTATTTGCACACGCTGAAGCGACCGTAG